In Sorghum bicolor cultivar BTx623 chromosome 8, Sorghum_bicolor_NCBIv3, whole genome shotgun sequence, one genomic interval encodes:
- the LOC110437577 gene encoding hepatoma-derived growth factor-related protein 2-like produces the protein MSNEVAARVRAAVAGDFQPEQVNGFPMRPDVGSIDLDSINARSSRPPVKEDDVDRDKRHESAEKQKSMKDLEKKKEKKKNLEQQALEKRRAKSRQRGESEEESPDEDDGGDGDDGSDDSEGMAARLDKILEGPPQADVNVAQTGAPKKASGVPHDGQRRESSPSRSRVATPPPPATAPGYDFSYAHSPFLRLKRPLEQAQPSMAKKLKARAILDHRPASRAPHPVHQGEIPPHRRRGGSRRLTLRSRREPPSPPQSGGVGDPIIVSDGSSGDQLPKEVHIAGEEVKAPPVVERAPWPSRLCSVEERRKKEEEEHERGSQQQPQEGQQQPQREGEKGEEGWRQQGERLEELLEQHRQQELPELQRQRQQESHPLEELLEPPTRSPPQPVPPSPQRPETGEEGLPVYGAPTTVWLCLGGPASIPAEPGQAYGVVAIACAMRTPADPQSEIKGSHYGMDGLSPLFL, from the exons atgtccaacgaggtcgCCGCCAGAGTTAGGGCGGCCGTCGCGGGCGATTTCCAGCCCGAGCAGGTCAACGGCTTTCCCATGAGGCCCGACGTGGGGTCGattgacctg GATTCAATCAATgctcggtcctcgaggcctccggtgaaGGAGGACGACGTCGACCGAGATAAGAGGCATGAGTCCGCGGAAAAACAAAAGTCCATGAAGgatttggaaaagaagaaagagaagaagaagaacctcgagcaGCAAGCGCTCGAGAAACGTCGCGCGAAGTCGAGGCAGAGGGGAGaatctgaggaagaatcccccgatgAGGACGACGGTGGCGATGGCGATGATGGTAGCGatgactctgaggggatggcggctcgCCTTGACAAAATCCTGGAGGGTCCGCCGCAAGCCGACGTCAACGTCGCGCAGACGGGAGCTCCCAAGAAGGCGTCGGGCGTACCCCATGACGGCCAACGGAGGGAATCTTCTCCGAGCCGCTCTCGCGtcgccaccccccccccccccgcgaccGCACCAG GTTACGACTTTTCTTATGCTCATTCCCctttcctcaggttgaagcggccgTTGGAACAagcccagccctcgatggccaagaagCTCAAG GCTCGTGCGATCCTCGACCATCGGCCGGCGTCGAGGGCACCTCACCCCGTCCATCAGGGGGAGATACCGCCCCACCGTCGCCGAGGCGGGTCGAGGCGTCTCACGCTCaggagcaggagggagcccccgagccccccccAGTCCGGGGGCGTGGGGGATCCCATTATCGTTAGCGACGGGTCTAGCGGCGACCAACTCCCGAAGGAGGTCCATATTGCGGGCGAGGAGGTCAAGGCTCCCCCTGTCGTGGAGCGGGCGCCTTGGCCGTCCAGGCTCTGCTCCgtcgaggagaggaggaagaaagaagaggaagagcACGAGCGGGGGTCGCAGCAACAGCCGCAGGAGGGGCAGCAACAACCACAGCGGGAAGGAGAAAAAGGAGAAGAGGGGTGGCGGcaacagggagaacggctcgaggAGCTGCTAGAACAACACCGGCAGCAAGAGCTGCCGGAACTCCAGAGGCAGCGGCAACAAGAGAGTCATCCGTTAGAAGAGCTGCTCGAACCGCCGACGCGAAGCCCGCCCCAGCCAGTGCCGCCGTCGCCACAGAGGCCTGAGACCGGAGAGGAGGGTCTGCCGGTCTATGGTGCGCCGACCACCGTGTGGCTCTGTCTAGGGGGGCCAGCTTCTATCCCGGCTGAGCCAGGGCAGGCGTACGGCGTTGTGGCTATTGCGTGCGCAATGCGCACGCCCGCGGATCCTCAATCGGAGATCAAGGGCTCCCACTATGGCATGGATGGGCTCTCTCCGTTGTTCCTCTGA